The following are from one region of the Paenibacillus sp. KS-LC4 genome:
- a CDS encoding bifunctional 2',3'-cyclic-nucleotide 2'-phosphodiesterase/3'-nucleotidase: MPFVATAATGNSGLVKLRIMETTDLHVNMVNYDYFADKPTDEYGFAKTATLIKQAREAATNSLLFDNGDLIQGNPLGDYTAVIDPLKQGETHPVYKAMNLLDYDAGNLGNHEFNYGLDFLNKSLAGADFPYVNANIYMDDKDKDESNDKNMFTPYLILDKEVKDESGAVHKLKVGVIGFVPPQVMQWDKANLEGKVIAKDIIKTAEKFVPEMKAKGADIIVAIPHSGFEDIPQADNMENSVLYLSKVKDINAILFGHAHKVFPDKSFEGKPGVDLEKGTINGVPSVEPGFWGNNLGIIDLDLKLVDGKWSVVDSKVEVKPIFDAVNKQPLVEADQGVLDAVQEDHQHTLDYIRGPVGKTTAPINSWFALVQDDPSIQIVTNAQKWYVEKQMQGTEYEGIPVLSAGAPFKAGGRQGPNYYTDIAAGDIAIKNVADLYLYSNTVNAVLVTGAELKEWLEWSAGQFNQIDIKSTAKQELVNLDFPTYNFDVIDGVTYQIDVTQPAKYDAKGTTVSEKSSRIVNLQYEGKAIDPKQKFVVASNNYRASSSKFANPDGKRIVLASPDENRQVVIDYIRSNKTIDPAADGNWSLAAVKADVNVSFKTSPAAKTLAESLDALSYVGQSDDGYAEFKINLSAGATAPTTPTTPATPEKPDGPAPTKPTTPATPSKPATPVPAAPTKPAAGTTQDTVYIVKSGDTLYRIALNHGTTWQKLAAYNKLENPNRLSIGQRILIPAVK; the protein is encoded by the coding sequence ATGCCCTTTGTGGCAACAGCCGCAACCGGGAACAGCGGCCTGGTGAAGCTGCGTATTATGGAAACGACCGATCTGCATGTGAATATGGTGAACTATGATTATTTTGCGGACAAGCCGACCGATGAGTATGGCTTTGCCAAAACAGCGACGCTCATTAAGCAGGCGCGCGAAGCGGCGACGAACAGCTTGCTTTTTGACAATGGCGATTTAATTCAAGGCAATCCGCTTGGCGACTATACGGCGGTTATTGATCCTTTGAAGCAGGGGGAGACGCATCCGGTGTACAAAGCGATGAATCTGCTGGATTACGACGCCGGGAATTTGGGCAACCACGAGTTCAACTATGGTCTGGATTTTCTGAATAAATCGCTGGCAGGGGCGGATTTTCCTTACGTTAATGCGAACATCTATATGGATGACAAAGATAAAGACGAGTCGAATGATAAAAATATGTTCACGCCTTATTTGATTTTGGATAAGGAAGTAAAGGACGAGAGCGGCGCCGTACATAAGCTTAAAGTAGGCGTAATCGGCTTCGTGCCGCCTCAGGTTATGCAGTGGGATAAGGCGAATTTGGAAGGCAAGGTCATTGCCAAGGACATAATCAAGACAGCGGAGAAGTTCGTTCCTGAGATGAAGGCCAAGGGCGCCGACATTATTGTGGCGATTCCGCATTCGGGCTTCGAGGATATTCCGCAGGCTGACAATATGGAAAACTCCGTGCTGTATCTCAGCAAGGTCAAGGATATTAATGCGATTTTGTTCGGCCACGCCCACAAGGTGTTCCCAGACAAGTCGTTCGAGGGCAAGCCGGGCGTTGATTTGGAAAAAGGGACAATTAACGGCGTGCCTTCGGTTGAGCCGGGCTTCTGGGGCAATAATCTCGGCATTATTGACCTTGATCTCAAGCTCGTAGATGGCAAGTGGTCGGTTGTGGACTCCAAGGTTGAGGTTAAGCCGATTTTTGATGCGGTAAACAAGCAGCCGCTTGTAGAGGCAGATCAAGGGGTACTGGACGCCGTACAAGAAGATCATCAGCACACGCTGGACTATATTCGCGGGCCAGTAGGCAAGACAACAGCGCCGATCAACAGTTGGTTCGCGCTCGTACAGGATGATCCTTCGATCCAAATTGTAACGAACGCGCAAAAATGGTATGTAGAAAAACAAATGCAAGGCACGGAATACGAGGGCATCCCGGTATTGTCCGCAGGTGCGCCGTTCAAGGCAGGCGGACGGCAAGGCCCGAACTATTACACGGATATCGCGGCTGGCGATATTGCGATCAAAAATGTAGCTGATCTGTACCTGTATTCCAATACCGTTAACGCTGTATTAGTAACAGGTGCCGAGCTGAAGGAATGGCTGGAATGGTCGGCTGGACAATTCAACCAGATTGATATCAAGTCGACTGCAAAGCAGGAGCTGGTCAACCTTGACTTCCCGACCTACAACTTTGACGTTATTGACGGCGTAACGTACCAGATTGATGTGACACAGCCAGCCAAATATGATGCAAAGGGAACGACAGTCAGCGAAAAATCGAGCCGCATCGTCAATCTGCAATATGAGGGCAAAGCGATTGATCCGAAGCAAAAATTTGTCGTAGCGTCGAATAACTACCGCGCGTCGTCGAGCAAGTTTGCGAATCCGGATGGCAAGCGGATCGTTCTGGCTTCGCCAGATGAGAACCGTCAGGTTGTCATTGACTATATTCGCTCGAACAAGACGATTGACCCTGCCGCTGACGGCAACTGGTCGCTCGCAGCTGTGAAGGCAGATGTCAACGTTTCGTTCAAGACGTCGCCTGCTGCGAAGACGCTCGCAGAGTCGCTTGATGCGCTGTCGTATGTAGGTCAGAGCGATGACGGCTATGCGGAGTTCAAAATTAATTTGTCCGCAGGTGCAACCGCGCCAACGACTCCGACGACACCAGCAACGCCGGAGAAGCCGGATGGCCCAGCCCCGACGAAGCCGACAACACCAGCTACACCGTCCAAGCCAGCTACGCCTGTTCCAGCAGCGCCTACTAAGCCGGCGGCGGGTACGACGCAGGACACGGTGTATATAGTGAAAAGCGGCGATACGCTGTATCGCATCGCATTAAATCACGGCACTACATGGCAGAAGCTTGCGGCCTATAATAAGCTGGAGAACCCGAATCGTCTGTCCATTGGCCAGAGGATTTTGATTCCAGCAGTGAAATAG